The Paenibacillus sp. FSL W8-0426 region CGTGTACGAGATGAGCAAAAACACCTTGTCGCCCGTACTCGGACGCTGCGGATCGAGCATTACGACGGGTTGCGTAAGAACAGCCGCGCCCAATCCTTCCAGGTACGCTTTGACCGCGACGATGAGCGTTGCCTGACCGTCCGCATTGTTCGGCAGCTTCCCGATATAACTGTTCGTTGCCGTGCGCGATACGTCCGCCGTAATCGCTTGCTGCGTGCGAATCGACTTGATTTTAAGGCCGCTCGTCGTGATGCCCTGCTCGATCTTGACTTTCTCGCCGTCGTTAGTAAACACCAGCGAACCCGCCGCCAATGCCGCAACGGTCTGCGAATTGGTCAAGCGCTTTGTCACGTCCTCAAGCGGAAGCTGATCGTAGGTAATCGACTCGCTAATCGGAGTTCCGGCGATATCCCCTGCGATGTATGGCGCGTACTCAGAAGACGTATACGTGACGCCATTTACGATGCCGCCGCTGATGACGTTAACGATGTAGTCGTCCTTATTGAGCGTGGAGCGCGCGTTGCCAAGCGCAGGGTCAGCGTCAGTTGCCGCGTCGCCGCCAATAACAACGATGAAGTCCTTGCCATCCTCGCGATTTTGCGCCACCCACGTTTTGGTCGCGGCTTGTTGCTCGACGTTATACTCGCCATCGAAGACGAACACGTTAAACGGACGAGCGTCGAAAGCCTCGCGCATATCAACGTAGTCGTCTGCAACAGGTGTAGCCGGCATCGTATAGACGAGTACCTCTTTAGCGCCGCCCGACAACGCAAGCAAGATCGACCGGATATTTGCGGAGCCGAACAGTCCGACCGCATCGGCCTCGTTTTCGACCGTGTAAAA contains the following coding sequences:
- a CDS encoding phage tail sheath subtilisin-like domain-containing protein — translated: MATWDPTSLPTRPGIYMRFVRAAAAQISGGARGTVAIPLLAYDGTAVEKSFYTVENEADAVGLFGSANIRSILLALSGGAKEVLVYTMPATPVADDYVDMREAFDARPFNVFVFDGEYNVEQQAATKTWVAQNREDGKDFIVVIGGDAATDADPALGNARSTLNKDDYIVNVISGGIVNGVTYTSSEYAPYIAGDIAGTPISESITYDQLPLEDVTKRLTNSQTVAALAAGSLVFTNDGEKVKIEQGITTSGLKIKSIRTQQAITADVSRTATNSYIGKLPNNADGQATLIVAVKAYLEGLGAAVLTQPVVMLDPQRPSTGDKVFLLISYTETDTMERIFVTVNID